From a single Brassica napus cultivar Da-Ae chromosome C9, Da-Ae, whole genome shotgun sequence genomic region:
- the LOC111198297 gene encoding uncharacterized protein LOC111198297, with product MAPSTGIPNESRRRPRPTELQLPGMRQGRPQMTLSDPSAMAPSFSPPGVVPPGAVPPGAVPHASVGSSSAVPVAPAPYVRRREDALLRAPSRRNQPHLYPDKTNGALWFGIDPEVHAFIRATWQGNYWGSWASWNFVPPEKKDQWWHAFIQNYYWDDQFHDEIYLKWKKQTQVTVCGRISQNRRDNRQPSYMLDAHWATMVEKYNTEQAKRKSAKAARSRKSAPVGKKMHKHGAGPRCFLNIAYQMMVDEGLDEPPSYTALARKTHTGKDGSFLDERTEELVMEVEEAVEEMLQDGSPLGDSQTDSTAASNAKRYLLNQEYIKRGKTKNGTIYGLGSVQYKNSSPSVPIPVSLQRNLDVDMRMSGFETTISEVKEDIAGVKEDFSALKAEINAFKTQVTGGMSTSQATLNIILQTLQSQASTPASTAQPSQPQAQSQPQGQPQAPIQSQHQPQAQGQSMALPQHLTINNPSELDRWCQDLGM from the exons aTGGCTCCTTCGACTGGAATCCCCAACGAATCACGTCGTCGCCCTCGCCCTACCGAATTACAGCTCCCAG GTATGCGGCAAGGGAGACCACAAATGACCTTATCGGATCCTTCTGCCATGGCCCCATCTTTTTCTCCTCCTGGAGTTGTACCTCCTGGAGCTGTACCTCCTGGAGCTGTTCCTCACGCATCTGTCGGGTCTTCAAGTGCTGTGCCTGTGGCTCCTGCCCCTTATGTCAGGAGAAGAGAAGATGCTCTGCTACGTGCGCCATCCAGACGTAACCAGCCACACCTCTACCCTGACAAGACCAATGGAGCTTTGTG GTTTGGTATTGATCCTGAAGTCCATGCTTTTATCCGAGCAACATGGCAGGGAAACTACTGGGGGTCGTGGGCAAGCTGGAACTTCGTTCCACCTGAGAAGAAGGATCAGTGGTGGCATGCGTTCATT CAAAACTACTACTGGGATGACCAATTCCATGATGAAATCTACTTGAAGTGGAAGAAACAAACTCAGGTTACCGTCTGTGGCCGCATCAGCCAGAACAGGAGAGATAATAGGCAACCTTCTTACATGTTAGACGCTCACTGGGCAACAATGGTTGAGAAGTACAACACTGAGCAAGCAAAAAGGAAGAGTGCAAAAGCTGCAAGATCTCGTAAGTCTGCTCCAGTTGGGAAGAAGATGCACAAGCACGGTGCAGGCCCACGCTGTTTCCTGAACATTGCGTATCAAATG ATGGTTGATGAAGGTTTGGATGAACCACCTTCATACACAGCCCTTGCAAGGAAGACTCACACGGGTAAAGATGGTTCCTTCCTAGACGAACGTACTGAGGAACTGGTGATGGAGGTTGAGGAAGCCGTTGAAGAGATGTTACAAGATGGATCTCCACTTGGAGACAGTCAAACTGACTCCACTGCTGCTTCAAATGCAAAGCGCTATCTTCTCAACCAAGAATACATCAAG AGAGGAAAGACAAAAAATGGTACAATCTACGGCCTTGGCAGTGTTCAGTACAAGAACAGCAGTCCATCTGTGCCAATTCCTGTCTCACTGCAGCGCAACCTAGACGTTGATATGCGCATGTCTGGCTTTGAGACCACTATTTCTGAAGTCAAGGAAGACATTGCTGGAGTCAAGGAAGATTTCAGTGCTTTGAAGGCAGAAATCAATGCTTTCAAGACTCAAGTAACAGGGGGGATGTCAACTAGCCAAGCAACTCTCAACATTATTCTGCAAACTCTCCAATCTCAAGCTTCCACTCCTGCCTCAACTGCACAACCATCTCAGCCTCAAGCTCAGTCACAACCTCAAGGTCAGCCCCAAGCTCCAATTCAATCTCAACATCAGCCACAAGCTCAAGGTCAGTCTATGGCTCTACCACAACATCTCACGATCAATAACCCATCTGAGTTAGATAGGTGGTGCCAAGACCTTGGTATGTAA
- the LOC106392081 gene encoding protein DETOXIFICATION 16 gives MREERETGNNVLSWPLIGEKEKKSSVKEELKKQLWLSGPLIGVSLLQFCLQVISVMFVGHLGPLPLSAASIATSFASVTGFSFLMGTASALDTLCGQSFGAKMFGMLGIQMQRAMFVLTLLSVPLSIIWFNTEHLLLFVGQDKSIATLAGSYARFMIPSIFAYGLLQCFNRFLQAQNNVFPVVICSGITTCLHVLLCWVLVLKSGLGFKGAAVANTISYWLNVVLLFCYVKLSPACSLTWIGFSKEALHDILPFMRLAIPSALMVCLEMWSFELLVLLSGLLPNPVLETSVLSICLNTAGTVWMIPFGLSGAASTRVSNELGAGNPRVAKLAVRVVICIAIAESIVIGLVLILIRNIWGMAYSSEPEVVTYVASLMPILALGNFLDSLQCVLSGVARGCGWQKIGAFINLGSYYFVGVPSGLLLGFHFHVGGRGLWLGIICALVVQVICLSLVTVFTNWDEEAKKATERVESSSGVRDAAIDNGPTVVC, from the exons ATGAGGGAAGAGAGAGAAACAGGAAATAATGTATTATCATGGCCTCTAAtcggagagaaagagaagaaaagtaGTGTAaaagaagaattgaagaagcAGCTATGGCTATCGGGTCCACTAATCGGCGTCAGTCTTCTTCAGTTTTGCCTTCAAGTCATCTCTGTCATGTTCGTCGGCCATCTTGGCCCTCTTCCTCTTTCTGCTGCCTCCATCGCCACCTCTTTTGCCTCCGTCACCGGCTTCAGTTTCCTC ATGGGAACAGCAAGTGCGTTAGATACCCTTTGTGGCCAATCATTCGGGGCAAAGATGTTTGGAATGTTGGGGATACAAATGCAAAGAGCAATGTTTGTTCTTACACTACTCTCTGTTCCTCTCTCCATCATTTGGTTTAACACAGAACACCTTCTTCTCTTCGTCGGACAAGACAAATCCATTGCTACACTCGCTGGCTCCTACGCAAGATTCATGATCCCAAGCATATTTGCCTATGGTCTACTTCAATGCTTTAACAGGTTTTTGCAGGCACAAAACAATGTGTTTCCTGTGGTCATCTGCTCTGGAATCACCACCTGTCTTCATGTCCTCCTATGTTGGGTCTTGGTTTTGAAATCTGGTTTAGGTTTTAAAGGAGCTGCTGTGGCTAACACTATCTCGTATTGGCTTAATGTCGTACTCTTGTTCTGTTACGTAAAGTTATCGCCTGCTTGCTCACTGACTTGGATCGGTTTCTCTAAGGAGGCTCTACACGACATCCTCCCTTTTATGAGACTTGCTATTCCTTCTGCACTTATGGTCTG CTTAGAGATGTGGTCCTTTGAGCTTCTGGTTCTCTTATCAGGACTGCTTCCAAATCCGGTTCTCGAAACTTCTGTTCTCTCAATTTG TCTTAATACAGCAGGAACAGTATGGATGATCCCGTTTGGGCTTAGTGGTGCTGCaag CACGAGGGTGTCAAACGAGCTAGGAGCGGGGAATCCAAGAGTGGCTAAGCTTGCGGTGCGTGTGGTCATTTGCATCGCAATCGCAGAAAGTATAGTGATTGGATTGGTTTTGATACTGATAAGGAATATATGGGGAATGGCTTACAGTAGTGAACCGGAAGTAGTCACCTATGTAGCCTCATTGATGCCGATTCTCGCCTTAGGCAATTTTCTTGACAGTCTTCAGTGTGTTCTCTCAg GGGTTGCCAGAGGATGTGGATGGCAGAAGATAGGAGCATTCATAAATCTTGGGTCATATTATTTTGTTGGAGTACCTTCAGGCTTGTTACTTGGTTTTCACTTTCACGTTGGTGGTCGg GGCCTTTGGCTTGGAATCATATGCGCATTGGTTGTTCAAGTTATATGTCTTTCACTTGTCACCGTCTTTACGAATTGGGATGAAGAG GCCAAGAAAGCAACAGAAAGAGTCGAGTCTTCTTCAGGTGTGAGGGATGCTGCCATCGATAACGGGCCAACTGTTGTATGCTGA